The region TCAATCCTAATATAATTAAAAACAATATTCTCATAAAAATCCCTCCATATAAAAAATAAAAAGGATAATTTCTACTCCACATATACCAATCATTAACACAGCCAGTACATAATATAATAGACAGAAATAGAAATATCTTACCAAGCACATGTAATTTTCTCATAAGTTTGTTCCTTTCTATATTTTAAACATAAATACATTTCCTATTAAGAATTCACTCACACTAATTATTTTTAATATCTATCATATTTAGGCTAACGGTTTGCGTATTTGCGAAGTGCCGAAGGTATTTAGGTGAGCGAAGCGAACCGCAAACACGCTGTTAGCCGAAGTTTATCTTTCACCATTTAACATTTTATGAAATAGCCTTTCTATGTCCCCCAACAATTCCGGTTCTTGCATACCCAAAAATTCAATAAACCTTGCACCTCCTTCATAAAACGAGATCCTATGAAAAGGTTTTTCTATGCCATAATGATTTTCTTTAAGATTAAGCCTGCGTCTGATTTGATTTTCAATGAAGCGCGCAAATCCCTCTTTCCATTCCTGCCAAACCATATATTCAAAATCCCTTTTACTTAAAATCCGCTCTAATTGACTACGATATTTGAAAATGTCATCTGGTTTGTTCTCTTCCAAAGCTTTTAGAAATAGAGAATAAGTTTCAGTAAATTTACTGTTTTCATATGGAAAAGGGTGGTTTAACTCCCACATATAGTCTTTCTTAGCCATTGCTTTCTGAACTACTCCCAACTTTTGTTTGAGTTTTGGTTCACAGATTTTCCATTGATGATAATGCATAAATTCGTGAAATATTGTAGTGTAACCTTCAAGAGACTCGAAGATTTCACCTGAAATTATGCAGGTTATCTTACCTTCATAACACTCAAGTGGGAAAGCGGCTCTTACTCCTTTAGCAATTGGCATCGTAGTAGGTGATTCTTTAACAAAAATATATCTCTTTCCAGGTGAATCGGTATCAAATACAAAGAAATGGTTATCTTCCACAATGGCAATTGGGAATACTTTTTCCAAGAAAGGATGAATATCCTCAATTTTATTTTGAATTTCAAATACTTTTTGTAAACCGTTATTGTATTTCAATGCCACCAAAATTTCCGAAGAAAGTACCCTGATTCTTTAATATTAATTGAGATAAACCGTTTCCAATATCTACTCGTTCAAACTTTTTACCAGTAACTTTCTCAAGTTCTACAAATCTTTCCTCTGGTTGAGGAATACCAATTAGATTTGTGCTGCAGAATTTTGAACCTTTCATTATGTTTTCAGCCATTGTGAGAGTTGCCGTAAGGTCGCCATTGTAAACATAATTATCTGTTAAAGCAACAACCGAGATAAATTCCGAAGGAACAAAACACGGCTCATCAGTAGAAGCACTTTCAGCAATCCGTTTCATTGCATGATGTGTAACCTTTGCACCTTGCCAGCCAGAAACCTGCGCAGTGGCGATGCCAAAATTGCTATTATAAGAAGTGTTGTTTTCTTTTTCAAAATCACCAACTTTAACAAATTTTTTCACGAATTCATCAGCTTCTTCAATCATTTTGCCGTAGCCTTTTTCAGCTAAGATTTTTTTACGGATTTCAAAGTTTCTCATTTTTTTGATAGTTTCAATGATGCTCTTTGCACCACCGTGGTATTCTTTTAAGGAGTCTATAGCCTTTTCGTCACCATTTGATAATAGGTTAAATTCCGTCATTTCTCCTTTCGTCTTCAAATCTTGGTAAGATTAATATTTGTCAAACATTTTGTTTTCATATTTAGAATTCACACAAGCCTTTTCCCTTTTACATAAACCTGTTCAATAATATCT is a window of Candidatus Cloacimonadota bacterium DNA encoding:
- a CDS encoding SHOCT domain-containing protein, whose translation is MRKLHVLGKIFLFLSIILCTGCVNDWYMWSRNYPFYFLYGGIFMRILFLIILGLIVYFIIKSTKSKRDDTSFKDTALDILKKRYAKGEITKEEFDKMRRDLES